cttgtaagttcgcacgggtagcccgtccacccatctaggccataaaaaaatacacccgAACGAATAGAAAAAAGTGAATCAGCTATTAAAGAGAACTACGTCCGGTGTCTGACCAAACTGATATACCAAAGATCGATATACGATAATGTATTAGGTTTCCAGAAATGGGAATaggtgttcttttttttctttccttccctaccttttcgctggtagcctaaggctaCACCTGGACGAGCAGATGAAtttacgggctcaacctcagagaatttcctaacactacccttagcaagagccgtgcttcccaTAATCTACGACTGGAcaggaatcacgacccactgagaaaatccggcgagaaacacagcggGCTAATCTgtgttcatttttataatttcattcaCCTTGGAAGTAATTCGTTAAGTTAagtacattagaaaaattagcatCTGCCTGGAGGATGGGACACCGGCGTAGTGGAGGCTCGATACCAGTACATTGGGCGGTTTATCTTCATCTACCTTCTTTAAATTAACGTCGTCATACGTTTTGCCATTTTGTATTGAGCGATTTTTTCCAGAGAAAAAAATCTCTGGCAAAATATCGAGTCTAAGACATTACATAGGAGTATTTATGGGCTGCGACAACCCCTTAGGGTCGCCGCACACGGTTGACGGCGGTGGCCGCCACACGCtacatataaaatgtataaaattacaGGAAATATTCCGGTGGCGGCGTTTTGTGGTTGTGGCCGGTGGCCTGCGTGCGGCGACCCTTAATCCGCAATGAGCAGTGCATCTAAATCTCATCTCATCGCAtctaaatataatgaaaaaatattatatcaatttAGAATTCACcgaaattctaaataaaaaatacaactagacaaatttaaaacaacgcgatggtttttttcaaaaattctcAAAACTTTGGATAATTTACAAACGGACTTCTATTAGGTAAGTCGATGACCAATGACCATGACCGTCAGCTAACTACCCGAGCCCACACGGCCATCAATGTACGCGAGTCTGAAATAACACAAAACTTTCAATGTTCGaacattactttatttatatttaaaaaaaaaacgatacaaAAATATCCGTACAAAAATGGCCATGTGGTTATAAAATGCGCttacattcattaaaaatataatatgaaatcttATATTGTAATCAAGACACAACTTTATAACACTAAAATCGAGTGAGTCAGCAAACATAAAGGTCTGACGGAAGTACTGAGATCCTCTGATTGCTGCGACATACAAATAGGAACGTTGACAGATTTCAAACCGCAGCTcttaatttataaacattatttcttAGGCAAAAAAACTAACTTTAACTACCTTTAAACATATACCGATTTTTTATCGGTTTTCAATTAAACTTCCTCGTACTAATTAAGAACAGTTCCAACAGTATTTCTATCACATTTCAAAGGCAAACAAGTTTTACTTGTGATTTGGAAAAACCTTAATTTTACTGAAACAAATATCTTACTAATATGAGGCAAAAATTATTTCCTTAATAGTGTAAAAGTTTTGATATTGAGAAACCATTTATTACACCACTATGTACGCTTTTTGAGACACATTCTAAATGCTACAATTTAGGCAGACGCTATATACTggtcatattaaataaattgtttcttTATTTCCCATTATTGACAACGGTTAGAATGACCAATCCATGTGAATTATAAAACTTGGGCACAATGATGGCAACGCCAATTTACTTTCAGTCTTTTTAAACTTCAAAACAACCACTAAATCCGAGACTTACAATTATAAGATCAAAGAATAATACTGTTCATACACGTATACATCTacaatactttttatcacaAATATCAGCACGACTCTTCAGCACTCTCATTACAAGATCGCTatgaaaaaatttaacattaacCTTAATACAACTAAGTTTAAAAAGAACAAGCAATTAGCAAAAGCAAAACaaactgtattaaaaatagtgctTAATAAAcagtgaaatataataaaagatgTACTATAAATGTAACTCAAAATGCATTGCCGATGAGAACTTTTAAAACATAATGTAATTCTTGGTTTATCCTACTTTCTTATAATATAGTATACTGGTTATTATTTTTCGTTGTTTAATTTCGTACTTTTAATGCAGTTGAGTTTTTTTTCCCAATTTATTGTATTTCAcacttattttgtaattttcttttgtttctgattttgactgtttatatttatattattatcaaaactTAAGACTTACATAACTTTACACCCTAAGTGAGTTACGGAGCACTGTCATCCACTTAAGACTGACAGTCCATAGCAGTACGattcttttcttttaaaatcaatCCCCTTAGCTTTTTCCTAGTCTCCTCTACACATTCACAAGGCCTCACCTCCGCTTTATAATCCATCATGTCTTGTATTTTCTCTTGGATCTCCGGCAGAAGTTCCTTCAATTCCTTGATCTCCCCTTCGATTGTATAGAGCGGGTCCGCTGAAGAGTACTTCTTGACGGTGGCGTCGTCCGTGGCTGCGGTTGGACCCTCGAGAGTCTTTATTCTGGTTTCGAGTATATTGGCGGCGTTCTTGAAGTGAGTGACCGCGTCTTCGAAGTTTGAAGCGAGGGAATTAGCCAGCCCTGTGGATTATTTCAAGGATTAAAACAAGGACATTTCAAAGTTCCAAGACTTAAattcatagataataatacacacaatataaaatataattctaattttcatttttctatCCTTTTACAGCTCGGGTATCGATACCcgttccggtcatcgttctcacgaacctgtcgcttgcgacgaagtgctcgaGTAAGCTAacgcacagcccactgagtttctcgccggatcttctcagtgggtcgcgttaccgacccggtgagattctgcgaagcacggctcttgctagggtcagtgttaacaacttcgtcaggtttaagccccgtgagctcacctactcgctcggttacgctgacatagcctctcaaggcttaggtagcaaaaaatacaaaaaaaagataccCGTGTAGGCTGTAAGGGAAAGTTATACTTGTACACACGTGAACCCATGGGGGGTAAGCTCGTTAACCCACAGCTGGAGGAGCAGGAAACAGCTGTGTCTTGTGATTGCAGAACAGATTACATAAACCTATGCAATTTATCCCTACATACATTACACATGTTCACTGTCAAAAAGCAAGCATTGTatcgaaaattatattttgtccACTACTGCGTTATGTCTTagatagaaaatatagtaagtaGTACACACCAATTTGATAATGTGTTTCAGCAATACGCCGGTCGTCGCTGTGATACAATTCCTTCTGGATCTCCAAGCAGCTCTCTGTAAAAGATCAGAACAatttagatctttttttttttatgattgaaagattactggtggcccggaagccGTTCCAATTTTACCAGGACAGGACAATTTAGATCTAATTGGCTTCTATCAGATGTAGTATTTAGATATGTACAAATGAGCTTAAACAAATGTttgcattagaaaaaaaaaaccttgcaacTTCATTGGcaagaattaaaattttattacaaatatatttcattattttaaacatacacCTCAAGTTATACAATATGTCATATAATTTTTAAGCTTCATATAAATCATATCAATAtatgaatgtaattaatatcaatataatatagtatgtaTACAATTTATTAGTATACAATGTACATAGtagaacttaataaaaaaaaccagatgCAGGTATCCAGTATTTGGAATACATCCAttggttgtttttattttaaattgcagTTGCATtgcacaacaaaaaaaacattaacacatTACAAATGAACATTTACAGCCATTACATGGTACATAGCTAAGAGTATTATTTTAagagtattatttaatttaagagtATTATTTACATAGTTAagagtattatttaaaatgtttagaaATACCCGTACAAATACTTACGCATATCAAGAACAGCTTTATCGTACGTTTCGCTCTCGAGGGCGACCTCCCCGAGCGCGAGGTGCGTGTCGGCGAGCAGCGcccgcgccgccgcgccgccccccgcgcccTCGCCCCCGCCCGCCGCGCGCCGCGACAGTATACTGCGGGCCAGGTCTGAAGCGAACACGTCGGTCGCAGTTAATTACAGGATTGTACAGTTTATGATTACTACCCACACTAAAGTATCGTCTATGTTCCTCAATAAGTCTCTCTATTTAAAGTACCTCTATTTTGTTTATAGGCAAAAACTTAAGTAGTCTGATATACAAtttacagtagattggggggaatcggGACGCTTTCCAATCCTAACCCAAATTCAGCAatttttcttagggtaatatgaataaaattggGATTAAAATGATTCCGgagattttaattttcatatacaatgcattatttattatacatatttcactgaaaaatatacacaaaaacttaaaaactagCTTAACCTGATCTGCCTTGGCTTTTGGGGTGAATCGGGTCACATAAGAAgaatagagtttttcgatagggctggcactgtttagttgttaggtaggtacttaacttgaggtaattaacttttcaatatcTTTAATCAGTTACAAAGCTCTTATgactaaacaattaaatattcttaaatactaaataaaagtccttttcaattcaacaaatttaaatctcacAAAAACATTATGAAGACCCAGCTTTGTCCCTATTCTGCCCCTAGTTCCTATTCCTCCCAATCTACAGTATGTGGTCCAATATGCACATACTCCCATTTGAGGATAATGCTTGCATGTTTCTTGAAGATATATATTTCCTCGGTTATAGACAGATCATACTAATGATTCCCCAACACATGACCATTATATTCCATTCTATACCATAATTCTTTTACTATCCCAACTATGTCGGATGGATCACCTCGCGCAATAAGATATTTAAGTACCGCACAATCTCATGCAGACTCAGAATTCAATTACTATTTttgtgaaatatgaataatatatgtaatttttttattttaaatagctaAATAGATAAATCCACTTGTAAGGGTTCTCTGTAAAACTCTCAGCTTACTGTAACACAAACTCAATGATTAAATAGTATGCGAGATATAATTCCTATTAATGAATACAAAgcagtattgaaaaaaaaaggtatctgGTTGCCTATTCTTCCCACCAGACTCCAATGGCAACATTTTAGAGAGGCAATTTTAACGtatgttatgaaaaattgacatttcaatttatatttaccAAGCATTTCCCAAGCAAGCTGTAAATTGTCGACATCATCTTCACTATCCATATTTACGACAGATTCATCATTAGCATCATCATTGCTTGTGCtctattaaatgaaaaataaataaaattagatattTCTAGGTTACCTTCATTTTTTGGGGAAGAAGAACCATGTAATTTTGTATATCAGATCATCTGTGTGTCAATGCCATTCTGTTTTGACAAAATATATCACCGCTTGAGGTATGGGCGAAATTATAAAAGTTGGTGTATGAAATTAGTTGAATGGAGCCAAGTAAAGGAATGATAAATTAACACTATTCAGCCATTTGTTATAAAGCAATTATGTGTTTTGGTTAAATAAAGGGTGGGTATGtcattaaacaatacaattgaaatttcaaacCTCATCAATTTACGATTACGATGGAATTAATAGATTTCAAATTCACATTGTGATGCCATTCCCACCGAGTCTATGTCATAACAAAATTTGGAATTATacactattattttaattacattaattataatatgcaGTCACCATGATAACAATGACTTTAAACAACAAAACATTaacttagaataaaaataaaaatatacacccACAGGTTCAGCATTATCAGTGACCTCTGAACTTGCACCCGGTGCATCACTAGTTGTAGATTGTGCCGGTTTCGACTCAGCTTCCTTTGTTGATGTATCAGCCTCCATCGAAGTAGATTCAGCCTCGTTGTGTTCAGTTTTACTCTTTTCAGGTTCGCAGCTTTGTTCTGTTTGTTCATTGTCATTGTTGTCATCATCATCttgttctaaaaaaaatttgtatggaaactTGCAACACAGACACAAGAAATTATATACATTTCAGATTATGTTTAACAAGTTGTGCTTATCTCTgcacaaaaataattgaattagattaaatttcattaaagctttacacataatatatacttGGCTCTAAGTGGCTTCATccaaaaattattttcattgaatTAATGCTAAAAAAGGTTGTtcatttgaaagtttttttttttgtctggtgacaataatttaaactttatatGTAGGTAACACTTTTGTCTTTTTACTTtatcaaacttttcttttttcaatatttattggtAGAGCCACATCTTTTATCAAACCAGATGTCAACAAAAATCCAACCCTAAAAACTATGAACAGAAATACCAAGCTTGAGTTTACTTTTGTCTTTCTGTCCGAGCCCGTGCATTCGCCCACCAGTCCTGATGAAATTGGGAAGCCCTCAAGCCCAACAGCAATCCACCCATTCCAAAAAAGACTCATCTTTTAGACATCTCAGATATAAGACCTTGAAGCTCTTAAATCAAAACTACCAACTAAATtggttaataaaaaacattttttctaatcataccttcatcgtcatcatcaacATTGCCTGATCCTGGCATACCATCTCCCAAAACTCCACTTTCATCCCTGGACAAACCTAATAGTGCTTGGCCATAcctataatatacaaaatatttaacttAACATGATTTAAGTTATTTCTTCagtcctttttttattacatttattacaaatttttggCTTTGATTGCACATAAGATTAACTCAGCTATTAAGAGAATAAAACCTCATTATATAAGCTATCAACTTATTCACTAAAAtactattacaatattatttgtagaataatattaaaattctcaattaatttttttttatttctgctgGACTGTAAAAGGAACTTTTAGTATTACATTCACATACATACCATAAATATGCCTCAGCACACTGGTCCGCCGTGTCACCATGTTCTTTAGCCAACAGTTCACAAGCTTTGGCCAGTACTTCAGCAGCCGAATGAAAGTCTCTAACAGCCAAGTGGCGTCGACCAGCACCAAGTAACTCCGCCGGAGTTGCTGTTGATACTTCAATCATATCAGCCAtctaatacaaaaacaatttagAGCTATTTACAGTGCATATTTTAAATTCTttcatcaaaaaatatttcccagtaaggataaaatataatttaagaattttaataaaatgacaCTTTAATTAGAATTctgataatttaattaactttaaagGACCTCATTTCATATTTGCAGTAACCAATATCCAAATGTCCAGTATGAAGTCCAATATCCAGTATGAAGGTTTGGATGACaaatatttcttaaaactaAAAGTATAAGTATTACggtttaataaatattgtaaaagtAAAAAACGAACTTCAAAAACTAAggtttaatattatattgcaTATAAAACGATACAGATAAACAATAAAGGAGGTGAAATTGTCTTTCACAAAACACCCGCTTATTACCGCGAAAATCTGTAACGGTCATGCATTCTGACCATTGCTCTACAAAATCCTGACTAACATTAACGATAAAGGACGTGCAAATGCATGGTGATTTtccaaacaataataaaaaccttaaattatgggtttataaacattttaaactaaACAAAATTTCTAGAAATGCAAACTTTTTGCACAATTGTAAATACCGACATGAAATGTTCCGATAAATAGTTTATGcagtttttaaacaattttaaccATATTGATTTGCGGTGATACTTACAGCGaaaagaatttatttttgatCTTACAAAATATTGTGAATAATTTAACTGTATCTggttattttgttataaaatgtgGAAAACACAATACATTAATAAACGTACGCGTGTTCACATAATAATACCCGATTCGTTGTAGGTATGTAGTCTATACTCTTTGGTTTTCACTCGTGTCAGACTTCACTAGTGCTGTCCCAAATATGCATGTGCCAAGACTAGTATGTGAATAGAGTAGAAGTTTCAGATTAGAATCTAATACAATATGTCGTTGTGAAATGTTTCAATATCGATTcattatcggtaggcagcggtttggctctacccctggcattgctgaagtccatgggtgacggtaaccactcaccatcaggtgggccttatgctcgtctgcctacaagggcaataaaaaaataatgatgatgaaatgTAGCAACATTCTTTATTCAATAACCATATATTTTTCACGCAACGATTTCTCAACAGAAATCGAATATTAACACGTTATTATTAGCTTGGTTTGTATTTATGAAATCTTTGATCGTGATTTTAACCCACTTTAAAGAGTCGCACACTTATTAAAGACCTACGCCATTACAATCATTTAATTGTTCAATTATCTTGATCAGGATCTTCAGAATTAATGACGGTGGATTATTAAATTAGTGTAGTTGTCTTGTGCCATGTACGCGTCTGCTGTCTTCCTTGGATGTAATAGCCGATTCTTCTAAATCGAACACTAATTCTCCGTGAAAACTTTTATAGAACCTACTATTGGATAAAAGAACTTTAATTCTCAAATTTGACAGGAAGAGCTCTGTCTACTGATGATGTTAGGTTTTAGAGATTAGATTACGATACAAATCATAGAGCGACCTAATAACACTTTTTCAGagataatgaatattaaaaactattcttccttattattattacttactaAACTATTCCCACTAATCCTATTGTTCCATTAATAAGTACGAAACGTcttttcaataaaacttttttatgaATAAGTCTGAAGTTGTTACTTTATCAGAAAAATGTGTCATTCAGAGAAAAGATATTACTACACAACGTAACAATTTGACTTCCAAGATTAACAGAATGCCACATTGCGTTGTCATTATATTACCATAGCTATTTATTGGCTTTAAAGCAACTAACCTTCTTTATACGTTATAATGTACTCCTATTACAGACTCACGTACTCATCTTCTCGGATATCGGAGTAGTTGACTCAGTACATCACTACGTTATTTAcgattaacttttttttcttcgtgAAATGGAATGGAATGAAAGCAAATCGAATGACATGAggtgaattataaaatttactatgAATTTAACACCATTATGTACCTACCTATCTACATTTATCTCATTTAAATATCATGGGGTGAAAGCACGGCGAAAGGCTATTtggcgacatttatctttgtaattcaaggtccgttttatttggtatcagcatcaacagttcgatatttttaattgactttCAAATAgcctaaaaagttttttttattaactaccCACCTTTCTTTCTTCAAGTTCGAGTCTGTTTGACTGTGTTGACTGCGTTGTAATTGAGGCTCGCAGCGAAAAAAGTAAATTTGTATTGCCCACACTTAACCTAGCTCAGCTCAAGATCCGgactagactctccaccatttgcctgcgaaggattcttgaatactttggccacattgcaagGAAAGATAGTGACAACTTGGAGAAATTGgttggtcactggaaaggtcgagggcaagcgaccaagaggcaggaacccgacccgttggacggaccagattcgtgcagcccttaataccacagtgcacgatgctctgccctcagctgcagataggaacagattgcggtgcattataaaaaacaaactgtttcaacgccatgaccacgaccctcagtaatgaggaaaccgacccaaggaggaggaggagatgACGCTTTAAGATGAAAAAAGAGAAGTATATAAATATTCATCACCCTTGCAGCTTTTGCATTATACTTTGTTCTTAATCCACGGAATCAGTGTTCATTGTAGAACTAATCAAGTAATCGATTTAATTGATTTATCGCAACATTATCATTCACATTCCATGTCTCAAGACtaattagttaaattttaaaacttttttgctTAAATAATTGTTATGCTGAATGCTAATTAAAACTTTTCTGCAACTATTTTCGATGTAGGTAGGtggtatttaaaatgaaaaaaaaaaacaaacgtgtggcactcgggaactgccgcggtaaagctatgagtgaggggtgttaggtttttttcgttacggaatttcatgattcggtcaccgcgctcaaggcccgcgataaaagctatgcaatagcttaataatttaGTTCTTCAGGTTTCAACAATATTGTAAAACTTCGACTATAACTGTCACTACGAAATTCTATACGAATTCTAAGAAGAAAAATCCCAGTTTGTTCGTTTGGTTCcagtaaattataattcaaaatagCGTAACGAGAGCacagatttataattttttattttatttttttattgcataaatgggtagacgagctcacagcgcacctggtgttaagtggttaccggagttcatagacatctacaacgtaaatgccgccacccaccttaagatatgagttctatggtctcagtatagttacaacggctggcccacccttcaaaccgaaacgcattgctgcttcacggcagaaataggcagggtgatggcacctacccgtgccgactcacaagaggtcctaccaccagtaataacgcaaatgataattttgcaggtttgatttttattagacgatgttattccttcgccgtggaagtcaattgtgaaaatttgttaagtacgtgttattagaaaattagaaaaatatttatttagaaaaatagattagaaaaataggtgctcgcctgcgggattcgaacaccgttgcatcgctcaacacaaatgcatcagacgtcctatcctttaggcctcgACCACAAAGCTGTAACTAGAAGATATTATATACTGAAAAGtgcttaaatattaatttccaATATAAATCATACGGACTCACTGATCGTAAGTTGttgcttatggacatcagcaattataaaaaatacgttaaacTTTGTTTCCAAACTTGTTTGTTGAAAGAAATTTCATAGCATTTGGAACAACGTAGGCGAGGAGATTTTGATGTCTTAAAATGTACTATTCATTATTGGCTTGCCTTCTTTTGCCCTGATTTGTCATTGGGTGTGCTGAAACTTTGAGGATAGCACCTTTACCTCCACCAGCTGAATAGGTCGTAAATCCAGGACAGATCGATCACCAAATAAGGTTTAGTTAAGTTAAGAACCCTTGGATAAGCGGTTTCTTCGTCCTCTGTGTGGTGGATGATCATTGATGCTCATAGACATGCAGCTTAACTTTAAAACGACATTTATGAAATACCTTAACCATCAGAACTCTCAAGACTACGGACACAAAAGTCCTTATCAAAGTCGTTTCCGTTTTAAAATATCTTCTTCAATACAGCTAAACATGAATTGAAAACCCGCAATGCTGTAATCTCTATGGTTACttcgcaaaaaaaaactatttcgtaTCTTATTCTTAAGCTTTCAATATGGTTTGCTTGTTTTAGGAATCCTTAAATTCCTtgaatatatacaaataatggattgcaatattttttaggaaaataaataataaatagagaTAGCTTATTAATTAATTGCCTTATATCAATTGTTATATTAATTGCAAATGTTATCGGAATAATTTGACTTGCATTAGAATAGAAAAGTTTCTTACGAAAAGTTATGCCTTGTCGATGTAACGCTAAGTATACTTATTTTGTGTTATAACTTCACAATTATCGAacctacgaaaaaaaaattgaagtggTGACCACGTAATTTATCGACAAACAGACTagcaatattttgttaatatataaaatttgttATCGATAAAATAACTAATTGCAGTGCAGTGTGCAACGTGTAATGAGGTGGCTATCGACTTTTTTCCTCCCCGCCCACAGCGGGCGCCCAATCGACCTTTAGTGATGCGTTACTATCCAAATTAACCATGTCGATAAACCAAAAACCAGATAATTTGTGTCAAGCAAAAGTAACGTACCTACATAACTttcgttaaattaattttaggtatgcacaagaaaattt
The Bombyx mori chromosome 17, ASM3026992v2 DNA segment above includes these coding regions:
- the LOC101735399 gene encoding nuclear autoantigenic sperm protein; translated protein: MADMIEVSTATPAELLGAGRRHLAVRDFHSAAEVLAKACELLAKEHGDTADQCAEAYLWYGQALLGLSRDESGVLGDGMPGSGNVDDDDEEQDDDDNNDNEQTEQSCEPEKSKTEHNEAESTSMEADTSTKEAESKPAQSTTSDAPGASSEVTDNAEPSTSNDDANDESVVNMDSEDDVDNLQLAWEMLDLARSILSRRAAGGGEGAGGGAAARALLADTHLALGEVALESETYDKAVLDMQSCLEIQKELYHSDDRRIAETHYQIGLANSLASNFEDAVTHFKNAANILETRIKTLEGPTAATDDATVKKYSSADPLYTIEGEIKELKELLPEIQEKIQDMMDYKAETIKRVRETLCPSNGESSTQNGAGSSASQPRPAASDISHLIKRKRKASNEPEASPAKKMNT